Part of the Pseudomonas lijiangensis genome is shown below.
ACAAGAAGCGGTCCCTCGTTGAAAGCGGCTAATGCCTCGTCACGAGTAGGAGCCAACCCGAAATAGGCAATGGACATGCTGCAGGCTACTTCGTAATCTCCGTGCACTCCGTCTCTCGTCGCGTTTCCGCCACGCCTTGAGAGCTGCTGAAGGCGTTACCCATGCATAAGGAATGTTATCAGGAATATATGACGAAAATATTGCCCTGCTTGGGGTATCTAATTATAGTTAGGCTCATGGAGTAAAAATTGAGTATTAATCTATTTGAGACATCGCTAGATGAAAACAAATTACATCCGTACTTTAAGGAAATTAAGAATACTCCAGAGTATGCCGAGGCCCGTAAAGTGATAAATGAATGGAGTGAAGGGATTTTTGAACGTCGAGGGGAAGCTGCTAAATTTATTAATGAATTCCAGACCAGCTTCAACTCTACGTTTTGGGAGATCTATCTTAACAAGGCATTTAAGCTGCTCGAATTCAAAATTGATTATACAAAGGCTAGCCCAGATTTCAATTTACAGAGTAAATGTGGAAGGAATATTTCTGTCGAAGCGGTAACATCTAACCCTTCAAATCTGCCAAAATTAAATCTTGACACGCCAAGTGTGTCCGAAGAAAGCTTCCTCAATAATGCTACGCTGAAACTGTCTGGAAAAATACGTGACAAGCACCAACTTTACTTGGGTATGGGCAAAGGAAAATATTCATACTCGTCTTTAGATCACGTAAAAGGTAACCCTTTTGTCCTGGCGGTTGCGCCATTTGATAGTAAACTCTCGCAAAGCCAAAATAATACAGCCATGAATAGAGTTCTTTATGGTTTGGAGCCTCCAATTAATTATAGCGAGCCACAAGCTGTAGTCGCTTCTGTTAAAAATAAAAATGGCAAAAACATTGATTTGGGAATTTTCACCAATGATAATTACAAAGAAATTAGCGCTGTTGTTTTTTCCACGACAGGTACTTTTGGAAAAGCAGTGGCTTTAGCTGGTACAGCAAACTTCGTAAAATCCAGCAGGCTCAGAAAAATGGGGATAGTTGAATTCTTAGCTAAGGAAGGCCTAGAAAAAATTGGTAAAACTAGAACTAAAGTGTCAGATACCTACGATATTTTCTCTGAGCGCTTCTACTCCGGCATAGATATTTGTGGACATGACATCCATATTTGTAACGGAAGTGATCATAAAGAAACTCATTTAGATGGGCTGCAGGTATATCACAACCCATTTGCGATCCATCCATTATTGAAAAATGATTTCAGTGCTCAAGAAGTCGTTCATTATTTCTACGACGTCGAGAATGCAGCCATGAAGATCAAATATAATGACAACGTGATGATTTCGAGAAGCACAGTATCATCAGTTTTATAATAATGGTTCAAACCGCTTCTTGGGATGAGCTAAAGTCCGCCCATCAACCAAATATTATGAGGTATGAGCATGAAAAAAATATCCAAAGCCCCCAGAGACTGCAACAACTCAGAGCTTGAGACATTTGAAAGTTTAGTTTCTGCTGGTGGTGAAGTTTCGCTAGTCGGCTTGCGTCAGCGAATTCTTAATGCAGAAAAACTTATCTTCATCATCAATGATGGTGAGTGTGTTGCTATAGGGGCAATAAAAAACCCTAACGCTGGATATAAGGCTAGAGTTTTTAGAAACTCCAACGTTACAGAATCAAGAAAATACCAATATGAGCTAGGCTGGCTTTATGTATCCAGCATTGCAAGAGGCAGAGGTTACGGTCGGGCCTTAATGAAAGAGATCAAAGAATTACTAGCTGGTGCCACATGCTTTGCGACTACACGTGAAAATAATGGGCCCATGCGTAACTTATTCAAAGATTTTGGTTTCTCAATGCTCGGACAACCTTACAAAAGTGATAAAGGAGATTATCCCCTTACCCTCTATGCCATATCATAATAATTGGTTCAGGTTCTGGCTAAAACTGCCCTCTTAAACAAGGGTCAGGCGATAACGGCCTCTGGCCCGATTGCTGCCACTACGAAAAAATGGCATGTGCCTGGCGTGATAAGCACATATGACGGCTTAACGGATCCTTCCGGGTAGGGGGAATAAGTGGGAGGGGGCGCTGAGCCGCGATATCGAAAACTGCGGGAAGCTGCCTAGTCACCGTTACTGAATCACCATTTGCTGATTGAATAGCCGCAGGCTCTAAGCTCCGCAACTACTTTAAACTTCCACGCGCCATGTTGCTCATGAAGGACGTAGGCCACTCCGCTAATGTCATTTGGCGTCTCAATATCGCCTTTCACCAAAGCGCAGACATTTTCTCTACCAAGCTTGGCCATGAGGTAGCCATGCTCAAAGACTACATTCTGTCGAGCGCGATCCTTTGGACGAGCGTTTCCTTCGTGGTATCCACGGCCTTGATCGCATGGTGTATAGAGGACAAGTGCAAAATCGGCATCGTTGGTGTATCGTTCTATTTTTTCGATGATCGTCATGCCTGCGTTAGCTTGCTCGTGCAGTATGATCGCTTCAAGACCGAGGCTTTCGATAAACCGACTGACCTCAACTCTCACAAGATCATCTCTTCCGTGAACGATGAATACTTTTCGCTTATTCCTGGCAATAACTGGCGCCGGAGTAACAAATGGAGCAGCAGTTGAGGGGCCAATACCGTTCGGCTGTATGGACTGGGGAGTCGGACGCGGGAGCGGAGGGAGTTCCAACGAGTCTAAGATCGGGGTGAACTGCTCTGAAAGGAACGTTCTCCGCTCGGCGTACGTTTGGTGTTTCCCCTTTATCCAAGTCCAAAAAGTATCAAGGGAGCCATGTTGCCTCACGAATGCTGGAAGTGCTGCGCTCGTTGTAGGATCACTCAGCAGTTCACGTCGAAGATGGATATACTCATTCGGATCCGCAGCATTGCCCGTAGCTCGGGCCACCAAGAGGTTCTGTAGGTAGCTTACCTTATCGAATGTGCTAACCAAGAATTCTATGGACATGGAAGGGCTCGTTATCTTACAGAGTGTCATGAGGAAACACGGATTTTAGGCTGAGATTGTTCAACCCATAACCTTGTTCCAGTCGATTGCATAGCCCGCCTGTTTCAACTCGCGTGCCAATGCGGTTTTCCACTCGCCGGACATCTCCGTCCAAACTACCCCGGCGAAGTCGGTAGGTATTTCCACTTTTCCAGATCTCAGCGCGCAGACTTTGTCACGACCCAGCGCACCAATAAAGTAACCAAGCTCCAGTAGCACATTCTGCCTAACGCGAGGTTCCACCTGGCCGCCCGC
Proteins encoded:
- a CDS encoding GNAT family N-acetyltransferase, with the protein product MKKISKAPRDCNNSELETFESLVSAGGEVSLVGLRQRILNAEKLIFIINDGECVAIGAIKNPNAGYKARVFRNSNVTESRKYQYELGWLYVSSIARGRGYGRALMKEIKELLAGATCFATTRENNGPMRNLFKDFGFSMLGQPYKSDKGDYPLTLYAIS
- a CDS encoding TIR domain-containing protein produces the protein MSIEFLVSTFDKVSYLQNLLVARATGNAADPNEYIHLRRELLSDPTTSAALPAFVRQHGSLDTFWTWIKGKHQTYAERRTFLSEQFTPILDSLELPPLPRPTPQSIQPNGIGPSTAAPFVTPAPVIARNKRKVFIVHGRDDLVRVEVSRFIESLGLEAIILHEQANAGMTIIEKIERYTNDADFALVLYTPCDQGRGYHEGNARPKDRARQNVVFEHGYLMAKLGRENVCALVKGDIETPNDISGVAYVLHEQHGAWKFKVVAELRACGYSISKW